A single genomic interval of Sesamum indicum cultivar Zhongzhi No. 13 unplaced genomic scaffold, S_indicum_v1.0 scaffold00109, whole genome shotgun sequence harbors:
- the LOC105178923 gene encoding major allergen Pru av 1-like, which produces MGVTTYEHEDVSSIPPHRLFKSLVLDSDNLIPKVLPQAIKSCETLEGDGGPGTVKLLTFGEGSQYKHAKHRIDEIDEKNYVFKYTVLEGDAFGDQLESISNVVKIEAGPDGGSICKTVSTYHTKGDHHIAEDKIKEGKEKAKAIFKAIEAHLHAHPHEYN; this is translated from the exons ATGGGTGTGACAACTTACGAGCATGAAGATGTCTCCTCAATCCCACCACACAGGTTGTTTAAGTCACTCGTTCTTGATTCCGACAACCTCATCCCTAAGGTCCTCCCACAGGCCATCAAGAGTTGTGAAACCCTTGAGGGCGATGGAGGTCCTGGAACCGTCAAGTTGTTAACTTTTGGCGAAG GGAGTCAATACAAGCATGCGAAGCACAGAATCGATGAAATTGACGAGAAAAATTACGTGTTCAAATACACGGTGCTAGAAGGTGATGCTTTTGGAGACCAGCTTGAATCGATCTCCAACGTTGTGAAGATTGAGGCGGGGCCGGACGGAGGATCCATCTGCAAGACCGTCAGCACATACCACACCAAAGGAGATCACCACATCGCAGAAGACAAGATCAAGGAAGGCAAAGAGAAGGCAAAGGCAATCTTCAAGGCAATTGAGGCTCACCTCCATGCACACCCTCATGAATacaactaa
- the LOC105178944 gene encoding major allergen Pru av 1-like codes for MGVLNYEDELISPVPPARLFKSLVLDGDNLIPKLLPHAFKSFQILEGHGGPGTIKLVTFADGSPYKTAKHRIDEIDEENYIYKYSVIGGDALGEDFDSMTHGFKIEVGADGGSICKTTSTFHTKGEDHVIQEKIKAGKERAKAIFKAVETHLHAHPHEYN; via the exons ATGGGTGTGCTCAATTATGAGGATGAACTGATCTCCCCAGTCCCACCAGCTAGGTTGTTTAAGTCCCTCGTTCTGGACGGAGACAACCTCATTCCTAAGCTTCTGCCACATGCCTTTAAGAGCTTTCAAATCCTAGAGGGCCATGGAGGACCTGGAACCATCAAATTGGTCACTTTTGCTGATG GGAGTCCTTACAAGACAGCAAAGCATCgtattgatgaaattgacgaggaaaattacatatacaagTACAGCGTGATAGGAGGTGATGCTCTTGGGGAAGATTTTGATTCCATGACGCACGGTTTCAAGATCGAAGTCGGGGCGGATGGAGGATCTATCTGCAAAACCACCAGCACATTCCACACCAAAGGGGAAGATCATGTTATACAAGAAAAGATCAAGGCTGGCAAAGAGAGGGCAAAGGCAATTTTCAAGGCTGTTGAGACTCACCTCCATGCACACCCTCATGAATacaactaa
- the LOC105178924 gene encoding major allergen Mal d 1-like — protein MGVIKVSQSFRTKVTPSRMFKALILDSHNLCPQLMFSSIKSIDFLQGKGEPGTIKQMNFTDASPFNYVKHRIDEMDEEKFMCKYTFIEGDALMDKLDHITYEVKFEPYGFGGCICRITSEYYTKENVEIKEEDIELGKDRAIGMYEVVEAYLLAHPHAYN, from the exons ATGGGTGTGATCAAGGTGTCCCAATCCTTCAGAACAAAAGTGACCCCAAGTAGGATGTTCAAGGCCCTGATCTTGGATTCTCACAACCTCTGCCCCCAGCTCATGTTCTCCTCAATCAAGAGCATCGACTTCCTCCAAGGCAAAGGCGAGCCCGGAACCATCAAACAGATGAACTTCACCGATG CTAGTCCATTCAACTACGTGAAACATAGGATCGACGAGATGGATGAAGAGAAGTTCATGTGCAAGTACACTTTCATCGAAGGAGATGCGTTGATGGACAAGCTTGATCACATCACTTATGAAGTGAAGTTCGAACCGTATGGCTTTGGAGGGTGTATTTGTCGGATAACAAGTGAGTATTACACAAAAGAGAATGTGGAGATAAAGGAGGAAGATATTGAGCTTGGGAAAGATAGGGCTATTGGGATGTATGAAGTTGTGGAGGCCTATCTCTTGGCACACCCTCATGCCTATAATTGA